The Methanocalculus natronophilus genome window below encodes:
- the pstA gene encoding phosphate ABC transporter permease PstA: MWLCTALVATVTIILILGFLIKEALPAFLEIGIVDILFKDTWTPTSVVPLYGISAIIVGTLLVTIGAMVIAIPLGIGSAIFIAEVAPPQFRETIKPAIELLAGIPSVVYGFFGLVVLTNWLRITFDLPSGATWLAGSIILGIMALPTIVSVSEDAISSVPQEYRAASLALGATRWQTITGVIIPSALSGITAAIILGLGRAIGETMAVLMVTGNAAVIPDPLWNILSSVRTLTATLGIEMGEVSVGSTHYHALFAIALVLLLIALVINLSASCILRRIREGQTGSGKSPLLPVHIREKAARALKISLLIGVFWLAYQVGGFIGLVLLSATLGTFLIISRYFSRQSQEKIAFAAVTGATALVLFVLCVIILDIVYHGLPAISWEFLTEGPRNLGREGGIFPAIVGTVYLVAGAIAIALPIGIGAAIYLNEYTVEGRITRIIRAGNDLLNGTPSIVFGLFGFAFLVLFVGLGVSLLAGQITLALMILPTIVRTSEEALKSVPDSLRQGSLALGATRWHTISRVVLPAAAPGILTGTILGIGRAAGETAPLLFTAVVFSKRYLPTSVFEPVMALPYHLFVLATNVPGADTQKYGTALVLLTLVTCIYAVAVLMRRYAKKTIQW, encoded by the coding sequence ATGTGGCTCTGCACTGCTCTTGTCGCAACAGTCACAATCATTCTCATCCTCGGCTTCCTGATTAAGGAGGCTCTTCCGGCGTTTCTTGAGATTGGCATTGTTGATATCCTCTTCAAAGACACCTGGACACCAACGAGCGTCGTTCCGTTGTATGGGATCTCGGCCATCATCGTCGGGACACTTCTTGTCACGATTGGTGCAATGGTCATTGCCATTCCTCTTGGGATTGGATCTGCCATCTTCATCGCAGAAGTGGCACCGCCGCAGTTTCGGGAAACCATAAAACCTGCAATAGAACTGCTGGCGGGCATCCCATCTGTCGTGTATGGATTCTTTGGCCTTGTCGTCCTTACCAACTGGCTCAGGATCACCTTTGATCTCCCTTCAGGTGCAACATGGCTTGCCGGATCAATTATCCTTGGAATCATGGCACTTCCGACAATTGTCTCTGTTTCTGAAGATGCAATCAGCAGTGTTCCACAGGAATACCGGGCCGCATCACTTGCACTCGGTGCAACACGATGGCAGACGATCACCGGCGTGATCATCCCCTCAGCACTATCAGGCATCACTGCCGCCATTATCCTCGGTCTTGGACGGGCAATCGGCGAGACGATGGCTGTTCTCATGGTCACCGGGAACGCCGCGGTGATCCCGGATCCCCTCTGGAATATACTCTCAAGCGTCAGAACTCTTACCGCCACGCTTGGTATTGAGATGGGAGAAGTATCTGTTGGGAGCACCCACTACCATGCCCTCTTTGCCATCGCACTTGTCCTTCTTCTCATAGCCCTCGTCATCAACCTCTCTGCCTCATGTATCCTCCGGAGAATCCGGGAAGGGCAGACCGGTTCAGGTAAATCCCCCCTTCTCCCTGTGCATATAAGAGAAAAAGCAGCACGGGCCCTTAAGATCAGTCTCCTGATCGGGGTGTTCTGGCTTGCATACCAGGTTGGGGGATTCATTGGTCTTGTGCTTCTTTCAGCAACTCTTGGAACATTCCTTATTATTTCCAGGTATTTCTCACGCCAGTCACAGGAAAAGATTGCCTTTGCAGCTGTCACAGGAGCAACGGCACTTGTGCTGTTCGTTCTCTGTGTGATCATCCTTGACATCGTCTATCACGGGCTCCCGGCCATCAGCTGGGAGTTTTTAACTGAAGGGCCACGCAACCTCGGCCGTGAAGGAGGCATCTTCCCCGCGATCGTCGGCACCGTCTATCTGGTTGCCGGGGCAATCGCAATAGCCCTCCCAATCGGTATCGGGGCTGCGATCTACCTGAACGAATATACGGTAGAAGGACGGATCACACGGATTATCAGGGCAGGAAACGATCTACTGAATGGCACCCCTTCGATAGTCTTTGGTCTCTTCGGCTTTGCGTTTCTTGTCCTCTTTGTCGGGCTTGGTGTCTCACTCCTCGCTGGCCAGATAACCCTTGCACTGATGATCCTTCCGACAATTGTGAGAACAAGCGAGGAAGCCCTGAAATCCGTTCCTGACTCGCTCAGGCAGGGAAGCCTGGCACTTGGCGCAACCCGGTGGCATACGATATCGAGGGTGGTTTTACCTGCTGCTGCTCCGGGCATCCTGACAGGGACAATTCTTGGGATCGGACGGGCAGCAGGTGAGACCGCACCGCTCCTCTTTACTGCTGTTGTCTTCTCGAAGAGGTATCTGCCGACATCGGTCTTTGAGCCGGTCATGGCCCTCCCCTATCACCTCTTTGTGCTTGCAACAAATGTTCCCGGAGCAGATACCCAGAAGTACGGGACGGCACTCGTCCTCCTTACCCTGGTCACCTGCATCTATGCAGTTGCCGTTCTGATGAGAAGATATGCAAAAAAGACTATTCAATGGTAG
- the pstB gene encoding phosphate ABC transporter ATP-binding protein PstB, which yields MVEIMKEYALETKDLNLSYGDTQALIDISIRVPARQVTALIGPSGCGKSTLLRCFNRMNDTISGCRVSGSIRYHGEEINNHQTDVVELRKRIGMVFQQPNPFPKSIYENVVYGPKVHGIKDREELDRIAEESLHGAALWDEVQDRLHDAARSLSGGQQQRLCIARSLSVGPDIILMDEPCSALDPIATSKIENLIADLKNEYTVVIVTHNMQQAARVSDYTGFMYMGKLIEFDTTPTIFERPQEELTENYITGRFG from the coding sequence ATGGTAGAAATCATGAAGGAATACGCACTTGAAACAAAGGATCTCAACCTCTCCTATGGCGATACCCAGGCGCTCATCGATATCTCAATCCGGGTTCCGGCCCGGCAGGTGACTGCGCTCATCGGCCCGTCAGGATGTGGGAAATCAACCCTGCTCCGGTGTTTTAACAGGATGAACGACACCATTTCAGGCTGCCGGGTCAGCGGATCCATCCGGTACCATGGTGAAGAGATTAACAATCACCAGACCGATGTGGTTGAATTACGGAAACGGATCGGCATGGTCTTCCAGCAGCCAAACCCCTTCCCAAAATCCATCTATGAGAACGTCGTCTATGGCCCGAAGGTTCATGGCATAAAAGATCGGGAAGAGCTTGACAGAATCGCAGAAGAGAGCCTGCACGGTGCTGCTCTCTGGGACGAGGTGCAGGATCGTCTGCATGATGCCGCCCGCTCACTCTCAGGAGGCCAGCAGCAACGTCTCTGCATCGCACGCAGCCTCTCGGTTGGACCGGATATTATCCTGATGGATGAACCATGCTCTGCACTTGATCCGATCGCAACATCAAAGATCGAGAACCTGATCGCTGATCTGAAGAACGAGTATACCGTGGTGATCGTCACCCACAACATGCAGCAGGCTGCCCGGGTCTCAGATTACACCGGTTTTATGTATATGGGAAAGCTCATAGAATTCGATACGACACCCACCATCTTTGAGCGGCCACAGGAAGAACTGACAGAGAATTACATTACGGGGAGATTTGGGTGA
- a CDS encoding phosphate signaling complex PhoU family protein, whose product MKDHYHQELLSFKQAVEQYSIFAQTMLRDSFDAFTRLDREQACEIAGGMEKYCIITDAPDGSPAMHQELEVPRKLFLRLRSDQLEEMGLRLLALHQPVAKDLRTIACCMNLVSSAERIGRYGKDICHCIYKLPPGEHVRDMAGLREMATRSLSMLDDALRAFETGEISLLEGFSDRDDIIDQMRYTIYEDCIRIMEEEPETIRFCTNYLLIARYLERCADHACKAAEKIHYMVSGERVDIR is encoded by the coding sequence ATGAAAGACCATTACCACCAGGAGCTGCTATCCTTTAAACAGGCCGTTGAGCAGTACAGCATCTTTGCCCAGACGATGCTCCGTGACTCTTTTGATGCCTTCACACGCCTGGATCGTGAGCAGGCATGCGAGATAGCCGGAGGCATGGAGAAGTACTGTATCATAACAGATGCACCAGACGGCTCCCCGGCAATGCACCAGGAACTCGAGGTTCCGCGGAAACTCTTTCTCAGGCTGAGATCTGACCAGCTCGAAGAGATGGGACTCAGGCTTCTGGCACTGCACCAGCCTGTCGCAAAAGATCTCAGAACCATCGCCTGCTGTATGAATCTCGTCTCATCAGCAGAGCGTATCGGCAGGTATGGAAAGGATATCTGTCACTGCATCTATAAGCTCCCGCCGGGTGAGCATGTCAGGGATATGGCTGGCCTGAGGGAGATGGCAACGCGTTCACTCTCGATGCTTGACGATGCACTCCGGGCATTTGAGACAGGGGAGATCAGCCTTCTTGAAGGTTTCTCAGACCGTGATGATATCATCGACCAGATGCGCTATACAATATATGAAGACTGCATCCGTATCATGGAAGAGGAACCTGAAACTATCCGGTTCTGTACCAATTACCTTCTCATCGCCCGTTATCTTGAACGGTGTGCCGATCATGCCTGTAAGGCAGCAGAGAAGATCCATTACATGGTCTCAGGTGAGCGGGTCGATATCAGGTGA
- a CDS encoding DUF3656 domain-containing U32 family peptidase: protein MMTPRSGIPELLAPAGSREAFEAAVAAGADAVYLSGRRFGARAFADNFDDDALAKTIRDAHARGVRVYVTVNTLILDDELPAVASHLVALFRMGVDAVLVQDMGVIRLAREIVPELPLHASTQMTIHSAEGVRYAARQGIRRIVLARELSREEVRDVTASAAAIGVETEIFAHGALCMGYSGQCLLSSVIGGRSGNRGRCAQPCRRLYAPVIGETDNVGCILQDRTAEEQASYLLSPRDLAIYPRLPEIPPVAAVKIEGRMKSPEYVATITSLYRQALDAIADGTFSPEEDDLLPAYYSFNRGFTRGHLFGALGPTFLSEERPHHRGVSFGIVQWYDRMRSEAVIGDLRGAKPEIGDGIVFLYGGEEDVGCEIRQTVRERDGRVRIPVPSPVRRGAVAAINKRASVERAAADLIASYHHGGGKEIPVITSVDLESDHLRLSGLITLPGGDRVTISAESESPMAAAVNKPLATHTILDLLHRTGDTQFVLEIEAVEYEGDRFLPIREITALRRRFLDEASDAMIRAQEPDQQTILDAEARLSDYLKREIPQQGRERVQSPASVAVYAGTLQQAEGAIRGGCNRIYYEPDLSLSSCGGRIVTDPGGWQRAVLDEFRQLIELSSGDNIAIFWKFSDIPGKQFLDCALSILPEAVSIGIRGVMAGSPGIAEAVHTIAPGIEIAGSSALNITNHDAFQEVSDLFGSIALSRELRLIDLVTIGSRVDGSVEFFVQGLVPAMITKQCIARGRHPCPSGAEKRLIAIRDSTGKAFPVRVDCECRTIISNAVETSLIDHLPAIIDAGAAVLAIELRGRTKTYAETVCRAYRDALNGGDITRLKEEIKNVSWGGITTGPFLKRDLA from the coding sequence ATGATGACTCCTCGATCCGGCATCCCCGAACTGCTCGCACCCGCAGGCTCGCGTGAGGCATTCGAGGCTGCTGTTGCAGCAGGAGCAGATGCCGTGTACCTCTCGGGCAGGCGGTTTGGCGCACGTGCGTTTGCAGATAATTTTGATGATGACGCACTTGCCAAAACCATCCGGGATGCACATGCCCGGGGTGTCCGGGTGTATGTCACCGTCAATACCCTCATTCTGGATGATGAACTTCCAGCTGTTGCCAGTCACCTCGTTGCACTCTTCAGGATGGGTGTCGATGCGGTTCTCGTCCAGGACATGGGCGTCATCAGGCTTGCACGCGAGATTGTTCCGGAACTGCCGCTCCATGCATCCACCCAGATGACGATCCATTCAGCTGAAGGAGTACGGTATGCAGCCCGGCAGGGGATCAGGCGTATCGTCCTTGCCCGTGAACTTTCACGTGAGGAGGTCAGGGACGTCACGGCATCAGCAGCAGCTATCGGGGTCGAAACCGAGATCTTCGCCCATGGCGCCCTCTGCATGGGGTATTCGGGCCAGTGCCTCCTCTCGTCTGTCATCGGTGGAAGGAGCGGGAACCGCGGGAGATGTGCCCAGCCATGCAGGCGCCTCTATGCACCGGTCATTGGAGAGACAGACAATGTGGGCTGTATACTGCAGGATAGAACAGCAGAAGAGCAGGCAAGCTATCTCCTCTCCCCCCGTGATCTTGCTATCTACCCGCGATTACCAGAGATCCCGCCTGTTGCAGCAGTCAAGATCGAAGGAAGAATGAAGTCTCCGGAATATGTCGCCACCATCACCTCCCTCTACCGGCAGGCACTTGATGCCATCGCAGACGGCACGTTCAGCCCTGAAGAAGACGACCTGCTCCCTGCATACTACAGTTTCAACCGGGGCTTTACCCGGGGCCATCTCTTTGGTGCACTGGGCCCGACCTTCCTCTCGGAAGAGAGGCCCCACCACCGGGGTGTCTCCTTTGGGATTGTCCAGTGGTACGATCGGATGCGCAGCGAGGCTGTCATCGGCGATCTCAGGGGGGCAAAACCTGAGATTGGGGATGGTATTGTCTTTCTCTATGGCGGCGAGGAGGATGTCGGGTGTGAGATCAGGCAGACGGTGAGAGAGCGGGACGGGCGGGTCAGGATACCTGTTCCCTCACCTGTCAGGAGAGGTGCTGTTGCAGCAATCAATAAACGGGCATCTGTTGAGCGGGCAGCAGCAGATCTGATCGCATCCTACCACCATGGGGGAGGGAAAGAGATCCCTGTCATCACCTCGGTTGATCTAGAGAGCGATCACCTCCGGCTCTCGGGGCTGATCACCCTGCCGGGAGGAGACCGGGTAACAATATCCGCAGAATCAGAATCCCCGATGGCTGCGGCAGTCAATAAACCACTTGCCACACACACCATTCTGGATCTCCTGCACCGGACCGGCGATACACAGTTTGTGCTTGAGATAGAAGCTGTTGAGTACGAGGGCGATCGCTTCCTTCCGATCAGGGAGATAACAGCATTGAGGCGGAGGTTCCTTGACGAGGCATCTGATGCCATGATCCGGGCACAGGAGCCGGACCAGCAGACAATTCTCGATGCCGAAGCACGGCTTTCTGATTACCTGAAGAGAGAAATCCCGCAACAGGGAAGAGAGCGGGTGCAATCCCCGGCATCTGTTGCGGTCTATGCAGGCACACTCCAGCAGGCAGAAGGTGCAATCCGGGGTGGCTGCAACCGGATCTACTATGAACCCGATCTCTCTCTCTCATCCTGTGGAGGGAGGATTGTGACAGACCCGGGCGGCTGGCAGAGAGCGGTTCTTGATGAGTTCAGACAACTTATTGAGCTCTCTTCAGGAGACAATATTGCCATTTTCTGGAAGTTTTCTGATATACCAGGGAAGCAGTTTCTGGACTGCGCACTCAGCATCCTGCCTGAGGCAGTCAGCATCGGTATCCGGGGCGTCATGGCCGGCAGTCCGGGAATTGCAGAGGCTGTCCACACTATTGCTCCTGGTATTGAAATTGCAGGTTCATCTGCTCTTAATATCACTAACCATGATGCATTTCAGGAGGTATCAGATCTCTTTGGATCAATTGCCCTCTCCCGGGAGCTCAGGCTAATTGATCTGGTGACGATCGGATCGCGGGTTGATGGATCAGTTGAGTTCTTTGTGCAGGGCCTTGTCCCTGCAATGATAACAAAACAGTGCATTGCCCGTGGACGGCATCCCTGCCCGTCCGGTGCTGAAAAGAGGCTCATTGCAATCCGTGACAGTACAGGAAAAGCGTTTCCGGTCAGGGTGGATTGCGAATGCAGAACCATTATCTCCAATGCAGTTGAGACCTCTCTGATAGACCATCTCCCTGCCATCATTGATGCAGGCGCTGCGGTGCTTGCAATTGAGCTTCGGGGCAGAACCAAAACCTATGCAGAAACCGTCTGCCGCGCCTACAGGGATGCCCTCAATGGCGGCGATATCACCCGGCTGAAAGAAGAGATAAAGAACGTCTCATGGGGCGGGATCACAACCGGCCCGTTCCTGAAAAGGGATCTCGCATGA
- a CDS encoding type I 3-dehydroquinate dehydratase, whose amino-acid sequence MNYIISIHTPDRIEPAAAEKPYALEIRLDLMDPVSPERLGVIRSRIDTPILLTLRSREEGGRFQGDADEWRAIISPLLAYADMVDIEERFSLHAGWVRSQGRQIIASYHADRMLTAGEFFDCVRRLRSFGDIPKIVLAPGNDDDAVTLLSWLVASEKPIAVSIMGSGYSWLRPVLLLLGSHLAFCHAGDETAAGQFHISEMREALRLLKGTR is encoded by the coding sequence ATGAACTATATCATATCAATTCATACACCTGACAGAATCGAACCGGCAGCAGCAGAGAAGCCATATGCACTTGAGATCCGCCTCGATCTGATGGATCCTGTTTCTCCGGAGAGACTTGGGGTGATCAGATCCCGCATTGATACACCAATCCTCCTGACACTCAGAAGCAGGGAAGAGGGAGGCCGTTTCCAGGGTGATGCCGATGAATGGAGAGCTATCATATCCCCACTGCTGGCATATGCGGATATGGTGGATATTGAGGAGCGGTTCTCGCTCCATGCAGGGTGGGTTCGTTCACAAGGCAGACAGATAATAGCCTCCTATCATGCTGACCGGATGCTCACAGCCGGTGAATTTTTCGATTGCGTCCGCAGGCTCAGATCATTTGGTGATATCCCAAAGATTGTGCTTGCCCCGGGAAACGATGATGACGCTGTCACCCTCCTCTCCTGGCTGGTGGCATCAGAAAAGCCAATTGCTGTCTCAATCATGGGATCCGGATACTCCTGGCTCAGGCCGGTCCTGCTCCTGCTGGGATCACACCTTGCCTTCTGCCATGCAGGAGATGAGACAGCAGCTGGCCAGTTCCATATCAGTGAGATGAGAGAGGCTCTCCGCCTTCTCAAAGGAACCCGCTGA
- a CDS encoding chorismate synthase — protein sequence MNSYGNLFRVTTFGESHGPGIGVVVDGCPPGIALAEEDIQALMERRRPGRGPTMSPRPEPDRIEIFSGVFEGKTTGMPVAILVRNVAQQSSDYEELRDIFRPGHADYTYEKKYGIRDHRGGGRSSGRETAARVAAGAVAIQCLKLRGITVSSHICEIHGNSDPALFEPEILAAQERGDSVGGIIGVHAYGCPPGLGDPVFGKLDASIAGALMGIGSVKGVEIGEGFAAAGMYGSEMNDPLMQSGFATNHAGGILGGISSGEPIRIRVAVKPTPSVALPQQTVDKNGDETTIRIRGRHDPCIVPRILVVAECMLALVLMDALLMKERFSGFL from the coding sequence ATGAATTCATATGGCAACCTCTTCAGGGTTACCACATTCGGGGAAAGCCACGGCCCGGGGATTGGTGTTGTTGTCGATGGCTGTCCACCGGGGATTGCACTCGCTGAAGAGGATATACAGGCCCTTATGGAGAGGAGACGGCCAGGCCGCGGCCCGACAATGTCCCCCCGGCCGGAACCAGACAGGATTGAGATATTCTCAGGAGTTTTTGAAGGAAAGACGACAGGAATGCCGGTTGCCATCCTGGTCAGAAATGTTGCACAGCAGAGCAGCGATTATGAGGAGCTCCGTGATATCTTCAGGCCCGGGCATGCCGATTATACCTATGAGAAGAAATACGGCATCCGGGACCACCGGGGCGGCGGGAGGAGTTCCGGCCGGGAGACTGCTGCACGCGTGGCGGCGGGGGCTGTTGCTATTCAGTGCCTGAAACTCAGGGGAATAACTGTATCGAGCCATATCTGCGAGATACACGGGAACAGTGATCCCGCACTGTTTGAACCTGAGATCCTAGCTGCCCAGGAGCGGGGAGATTCTGTTGGCGGGATCATCGGGGTGCATGCATACGGCTGCCCGCCGGGGCTTGGGGATCCGGTATTTGGCAAACTCGATGCATCGATTGCCGGTGCACTGATGGGTATCGGATCTGTCAAGGGCGTTGAGATAGGCGAAGGCTTTGCTGCTGCCGGGATGTATGGGAGTGAGATGAATGATCCGCTCATGCAGTCCGGGTTTGCAACAAACCATGCCGGGGGTATCCTCGGGGGGATATCCAGTGGTGAGCCGATCCGCATCAGGGTTGCAGTCAAGCCGACACCGTCTGTTGCCCTGCCCCAGCAGACGGTTGATAAAAACGGAGACGAGACGACGATCCGCATCAGAGGGAGGCATGACCCCTGCATTGTGCCACGAATTCTTGTGGTTGCGGAGTGCATGCTCGCGCTTGTCCTGATGGATGCACTCCTGATGAAAGAGCGGTTCAGCGGGTTCCTTTGA
- the aroE gene encoding shikimate dehydrogenase, whose translation MERYILIGLRGTGKSTIGRILAGKLALPFFDTDKLIEKEAGCSIGAIFSSSGEEAFREMEHTVISRLPRGPAVIATGGGAVLDERNRLMLRRDSHIIHLTADPETLEERTRRGGRPPLTSLDPTGEIRHLQEIRGPLYRGLADICLNTKGETARDVAEMINRSGGIPARSLDDFGSVMSRIGSSAIEDLIESPQLFGITGNPVSHSRSPHLYNTLFPEYSIPARYLFFQADSALDAVSMMQAAGAKGLSVTIPFKETMISAIDRPDAGCDAIGAVNTVVSCDGTLYGHNTDWIGIQLPLSGLKGSDALVIGAGGAAAAAVYALQALAMDVTIINRNMRRGEALAERFGCSAAPVDQIQKADLIVNATPLGMKDEDELPVPGRVLQPGVTVFDLVYTPPLTPLLKKAKAAGCAIIPGTEMFIHQAAAQFQLLTGITPDINRIREVMAS comes from the coding sequence ATGGAGCGGTACATCTTAATCGGCCTTCGTGGGACAGGCAAGTCGACAATTGGCAGGATATTGGCAGGAAAACTGGCTCTCCCCTTCTTTGACACTGACAAGCTCATAGAGAAGGAAGCAGGGTGCTCTATTGGTGCGATCTTTTCATCATCAGGTGAAGAGGCGTTCCGGGAGATGGAACACACCGTTATCAGCAGGCTTCCCCGGGGCCCTGCTGTGATTGCAACCGGGGGTGGAGCGGTGCTGGATGAGAGGAACCGTCTTATGCTGAGGCGCGATTCGCATATCATCCACCTGACTGCAGATCCAGAAACTCTGGAAGAGCGGACACGCAGAGGGGGCCGGCCTCCTCTTACCTCACTTGACCCGACAGGGGAGATCCGCCATCTTCAGGAGATCCGTGGCCCTCTCTACCGTGGGCTTGCAGATATCTGCCTGAATACGAAAGGAGAGACTGCCAGGGATGTCGCAGAGATGATCAACAGATCCGGCGGCATTCCTGCACGAAGCCTTGATGATTTTGGATCAGTGATGAGTCGGATCGGATCCAGTGCGATAGAGGATCTAATAGAGAGCCCCCAGCTTTTTGGCATCACCGGAAATCCGGTATCACACAGCAGAAGCCCGCATCTCTATAATACACTCTTCCCTGAGTACTCAATACCAGCCCGATACCTCTTCTTCCAGGCAGACTCTGCTCTGGATGCAGTCAGTATGATGCAGGCAGCAGGGGCGAAAGGGCTATCTGTCACAATCCCGTTCAAAGAGACGATGATATCCGCAATTGACAGGCCTGATGCCGGCTGTGATGCCATTGGCGCGGTCAATACGGTCGTCTCCTGTGACGGAACGCTCTATGGCCATAACACCGACTGGATCGGGATCCAGTTGCCACTTTCCGGCCTGAAAGGATCTGATGCCCTTGTGATCGGTGCTGGCGGGGCTGCAGCAGCGGCTGTGTATGCGCTGCAGGCACTTGCTATGGATGTCACAATCATCAACAGGAACATGCGCCGTGGCGAGGCGCTCGCAGAGCGGTTCGGATGCAGCGCAGCACCAGTTGATCAGATACAGAAAGCCGATCTGATCGTCAATGCCACACCCCTTGGGATGAAGGATGAAGATGAGCTCCCTGTTCCAGGGAGGGTGCTTCAGCCCGGTGTTACGGTCTTTGATCTCGTCTATACGCCGCCTTTGACTCCTCTTCTGAAAAAAGCTAAGGCAGCCGGGTGTGCCATTATCCCGGGGACAGAGATGTTTATACACCAGGCAGCGGCACAGTTTCAGCTTCTTACCGGAATTACTCCTGATATCAACCGTATCCGGGAGGTGATGGCATCATGA
- the aroA gene encoding 3-phosphoshikimate 1-carboxyvinyltransferase, producing MVTLEKQANPVHLTVKAPPSKSYTHRALLAAALAEGESLIEDPLVAEDTLLTLKALKSLGVACEERKEGVWIEGTGGELRPGGRVVLDMKNSGTSMRLLASVALLADQPVVLTGSKRMCKRPIGALVSALNSIGGEVTCLGELGYPPIEVSGTLRGGDVTISSAESSQFVTSLLLAAPYAEDDISVTLDGELVSESYLAITRSLMASFGVSSSAPDNRTFEVAAGQAYQGRIYRVEGDYSSSSYFFAIGAVCGGEVRVSNLNPDSPQGDRQFPFLLRDMGCSLQPFNDGYQISRHDRLAGIDCTMTAMPDTVQTLAAVAPFAEGETIIRGIAHLRYKESDRILALQRVLGTVGVQAPVSGDAIRIMPGNLHGGVIDPEDDHRTAMSGAVLGLGIGGVSIRDAECVGKSFPDFWGILRGAGLWSGTS from the coding sequence ATTGTGACACTGGAAAAACAAGCAAATCCAGTGCATCTTACAGTGAAGGCCCCGCCATCCAAGAGCTATACGCACCGTGCCCTTCTCGCAGCTGCACTTGCTGAAGGTGAGTCTCTCATCGAGGATCCACTCGTTGCCGAAGACACCTTGCTGACCCTGAAGGCCTTGAAAAGCCTTGGTGTTGCGTGTGAAGAGAGAAAGGAAGGAGTTTGGATCGAGGGCACTGGCGGCGAACTCCGGCCTGGCGGCCGTGTGGTGCTGGATATGAAAAACTCCGGGACAAGCATGCGTCTTCTGGCATCGGTTGCACTGCTTGCCGATCAGCCGGTTGTCCTGACAGGGAGCAAAAGGATGTGCAAGCGGCCGATAGGAGCCCTGGTATCTGCCTTAAACAGCATCGGGGGTGAGGTGACCTGTCTTGGAGAGCTTGGATATCCTCCAATAGAGGTCTCAGGTACCCTCAGGGGTGGGGATGTGACCATATCGTCTGCTGAGAGCAGCCAGTTTGTCACCTCGCTTCTCCTGGCAGCACCATATGCTGAGGACGATATATCAGTCACTCTTGATGGAGAGCTCGTGTCAGAGAGTTACCTTGCGATTACCAGGTCCCTGATGGCATCATTTGGGGTATCCTCATCTGCACCTGACAACAGGACCTTTGAGGTGGCAGCCGGCCAGGCTTACCAGGGCAGAATCTACAGGGTTGAGGGGGATTATTCATCATCATCCTACTTCTTTGCAATTGGTGCTGTCTGTGGGGGTGAGGTCAGGGTTTCAAACCTGAACCCGGACTCACCCCAGGGTGATCGGCAGTTCCCCTTCCTCCTCAGGGATATGGGCTGCAGCCTGCAGCCATTCAATGACGGATACCAGATCAGCCGTCATGACAGGCTTGCAGGAATCGACTGCACCATGACGGCAATGCCGGATACTGTCCAGACACTTGCAGCTGTTGCCCCGTTTGCAGAGGGAGAGACCATCATCAGAGGCATTGCACATCTCAGGTACAAGGAAAGCGACAGGATTCTCGCCCTCCAAAGGGTGCTTGGCACAGTCGGCGTCCAGGCACCTGTATCAGGTGATGCGATCCGGATCATGCCGGGCAATCTCCATGGAGGGGTAATTGATCCAGAGGATGATCATCGGACAGCCATGAGTGGAGCAGTACTTGGTCTTGGTATTGGTGGCGTCAGTATCAGGGACGCTGAATGCGTCGGAAAATCATTCCCTGATTTCTGGGGTATACTGCGGGGTGCAGGATTATGGAGCGGTACATCTTAA